CACTAGCGATCACCGCGAGAACGCGGCAAGTGGTCGCGGCGGCGACGCGGCGCGTTCGCGCGGTGGGGCTGCGGTGTGCGCGGGCCCGCCCGAACCTGCGACGCCAGGCGCGGTCGCATCACTAGCGGCCACGGGCGGATACGATTCCGTCCATGAACAACAACTTGAAGACCGTTGGGCTCATGGGCCTCCTCGGCGGTCTGCTCGTGGCGGTCGGCTGGGCGCTCGGTAGCCAGGGCGGTGCCGTCATCGCACTCGCCATCGCGGCAGCCCTGAACCTCGCGATCTACTTCTTCTCGGACAAGATCGCGCTCGCCTCCAGCAGGGCCAAGCCGGTCACCGAGGCCGAGCTCCCGAACGTGTACTCGATCGTCCGATCGCTGGCGCAACGCGAGGGCATGCCGGACCCGCGCATCTTCCTCATCCAATCGCAGCAGCCGAACGCCTTCGCCACCGGCCGCAGCCCGCGTCACGCAGCCGTGGCGGTGACGAGTGGCATCGTCGACCTCATGTCGTACCAGGAGCTCGAGGGGGTGCTCGCCCACGAGCTGTCGCACGTGAAGAACCGCGACATCCTCATCTCGTCGATCGCCGCCACGGTCGGAGCCGCCCTGTCGTTCCTGAGCAGGATGGCGTTCTGGGGCGGCATGGGCCGCAACGACAGGAACAACCCGCTCGGAGCGATCGGCGCCATCGTGGCCATCATCGTTGCGCCACTCGCGGCGATGGTCATCCAGTTCGCCATCAGCCGTTCCCGCGAGTTTCAAGCCGATCGCTCGGGAGCGCAGCTGACCGGCTCGCCGATGGCACTGGCCGCGGCGCTCGCCAAGCTGGAGGCGGGCACGTCGCGGATCCCGATGGAGGTGAACCCTGCCATCTCGCAGCTGTTCATCGCCGACCCCCTCAAGGCCTTCGGGCGCCGCGGCGGTCGCATGGGCGGGGTCGCCAAGATGTTCTCGACGCACCCTCCGATCCCCGAGCGCATCGCACGCCTCGAGGAGATGGCGATGGGCATCCGGTGACGCCCGGGAGCCGAGTCGCCCCACTCCGGCCGATGTAACCTGTCGGGCCGAGCCGGGATGCCCGAGCGGCCAAAGGGAGCAGACTGTAAATCTGCCGGCTATCGCCTACGGAGGTTCGAATCCTTCTCCCGGCACTGGGCTCGGCCCGCCACCGGGCCGCCCCGTCACTTGGCCCGGCCCGTCACTGGGCCGCCTCGTGACTGGGCCCGGCCGGTCACTGGGCCGCCTCGTCAGTGGGCAGGCTCGGTCGCCGGCCGCCTTCGAGGGTGTGGGTGGCCGGCAGCCGGCGGCCGACGTTTAGAATCGCTCGGCTCGTGCGGAACCGCCGGGCCTGCGGAAACGCCCCCTTAGCTCAGT
This portion of the Acidimicrobiia bacterium genome encodes:
- a CDS encoding M48 family metalloprotease; its protein translation is MNNNLKTVGLMGLLGGLLVAVGWALGSQGGAVIALAIAAALNLAIYFFSDKIALASSRAKPVTEAELPNVYSIVRSLAQREGMPDPRIFLIQSQQPNAFATGRSPRHAAVAVTSGIVDLMSYQELEGVLAHELSHVKNRDILISSIAATVGAALSFLSRMAFWGGMGRNDRNNPLGAIGAIVAIIVAPLAAMVIQFAISRSREFQADRSGAQLTGSPMALAAALAKLEAGTSRIPMEVNPAISQLFIADPLKAFGRRGGRMGGVAKMFSTHPPIPERIARLEEMAMGIR